One bacterium genomic window, GTCCGGCCAGGGCGAGAACGAGAAAGAACAGGCAGAGGAAATCGTGCTTGAAGAGGAGCTCGATGTGAGCGGTCCACGACCGGGGCCCGCCGACCTCCCATTTGAAGTCTTGGAGATTGCCCGAGCGGAAGACCGTCGCCAAAAGGTAATAGAGGATGCTCTTGGCCGCCGCATAGGCCGCCAGTCCCAAGAGTCCCAGGGTCGCAAGCCCCGGCGAACCGGATGAAGACGACGCGACCGTCAGCCCCAGCAGAAAGGAAAATTCGGAGAAGTCGTCGCTGAGCGTATCCAGCCATTGTCCGAGACGCGTGCATTGCGAGCGGAGGCGGGCCAACTCGCCGTCCACGCCGTCGAGCGTCGACTGGA contains:
- a CDS encoding CDP-alcohol phosphatidyltransferase family protein, with amino-acid sequence MNLNALRKPADGLVSRWLNRRISLAITRRLAGVPITPNQISIITMLLGLASGVAVARGTYTLGVVGAALLQLQSTLDGVDGELARLRSQCTRLGQWLDTLSDDFSEFSFLLGLTVASSSSGSPGLATLGLLGLAAYAAAKSILYYLLATVFRSGNLQDFKWEVGGPRSWTAHIELLFKHDFLCLFFLVLALAG